One window from the genome of Saimiri boliviensis isolate mSaiBol1 chromosome 2, mSaiBol1.pri, whole genome shotgun sequence encodes:
- the SPESP1 gene encoding sperm equatorial segment protein 1, with translation MEPLVLLVALLLWPSSVPAYPSITMTPDEEQNLNHYIQALENLILSVPTREPGREKKSNSPKHVYSVRSKGSKFKEIITHGDTSTENDGLINPVSEEPTTFPTRGFTPETGRKKHIESTPFWSIKPNNVSIVLRTDEPYIENEEPEPEPEPEPEPTARHTKAPKTLPVVTESYTSPYFTSCESPVTSFYRSTGIEMSTESEDVPQLSGETAVENPEEPTFGRHPQSWNNDDILKKILDINSRVQQALSDTSKPEYREDIQASKDYLKRSLALAAAAEHKLKTMYKSQLLSLGQTSNKIDDIETVINMLYNSRFKLYEYLDIKCVPPEMREKAATVFHTLKNILCVDQGETQSLIKKLLNNNIKILNLLDIP, from the exons ATGGAGCCCTTAGTCCTTCTAGTTGCGCTGTTGCTATGGCCTTCGTCTGTGCCGGCTTATCCGA gcATAACTATGACACCTGATGAAGAACAAAACTTGAATCATTATATACAAGCTTTAGAGAACCTAATACTAAGTGTTCCCACTAGGGAGCCAGGTCGTGAGAAAAAATCTAATTCTCCAAAACATGTTTATTCTGTAAGATCGAAGGGATCAAAATTTAAGGAGATAATTACACACGGAGACACTTcaactgagaatgatggtttaatCAATCCTGTGAGTGAAGAACCTACAACTTTCCCTACTAGAGGCTTCACAccagaaacaggaaggaaaaaacacATTGAAAGTACCCCATTCTGGTCAATCAAACCAAACAATGTTTCCATTGTTTTACGCACAGACGAACCTTATATTGAAAATgaagagccagagccagagccagagccgGAGCCGGAGCCAACTGCAAGACACACTAAGGCACCAAAAACATTGCCAGTTGTTACTGAATCATATACAAGTCCATATTTCACCTCATGCGAATCACCTGTCACCTCTTTTTATAGGAGCACAGGGATTGAGATGTCTACAGAATCAGAAGATGTTCCTCAGCTCTCTGGTGAAACTGCAGTAGAAAATCCTGAAGAACCAACATTTGGAAGACACCCACAGAGTTGGAATAATgatgacattttgaaaaaaattttagatattAATTCACGAGTGCAACAGGCACTTAGTGACACCAGCAAACCAGAATATAGAGAAGATATTCAAGCCTCTAAAGATTACCTAAAACGAAGCCTTGctctagcagcagcagcagaacataaattaaaaacaatgtataAATCCCAGTTATTGTCACTAGGACAAACGAGTAATAAAATTGATGACATTGAAACTGTTATTAACATGCTGTATAATTCTAGATTTAAGCTCTATGAATATTTAGATATTAAATGTGTTCCACCGGAGATGAGAGAAAAAGCTGCTACAGTATtccatacattaaaaaatatattatgtgtaGATCAAGGGGAGACTCAAAGtcttattaaaaagttattaaacaataatataaaaattttaaacctacTTGATATTCCATGA